Proteins found in one Populus alba chromosome 14, ASM523922v2, whole genome shotgun sequence genomic segment:
- the LOC118041339 gene encoding LOW QUALITY PROTEIN: uncharacterized protein (The sequence of the model RefSeq protein was modified relative to this genomic sequence to represent the inferred CDS: deleted 1 base in 1 codon), with amino-acid sequence MSAPNPNNNFSKHQRNPNALMTQNHLIGSLTSHISLYHSQSNPPSSPNPNPRSSILKWFKSLSVHQRQSHLTTVDFKFTQILLQMLAKLHSHGHCRFIILPDLLSRDLPSLCFKKSRGLLSRVAESNESERLIFESTRLFSSREGEKVDDCMSRAEGLDSVTVSEDLIENVEKFVELMDDISNGGFLRGEESDLGTDWVELEWLKARGYYCIEAFLANKLEVALRLAWLNCGNGKKRGVKLKEKLSAAGVAANVFWRRKGCVDWWRNLDAEVRRKVLNFALGKAAKSLTREILKDVSGVSGDELSLFRAGVQRPWRDLHAESRQRIFLKLPADAEFGLAPKPSFSGKDASFENIFNSLFVLQDIVSLVLPDQGSEYDTSHIFFSMLGSLGTLSDCILRKLRGLVMVISLDCTRLELLGEGTSNSSANKPSEKLSAGSRRKKGKTHSMKKLMNPTPMKSVDESSFKKLSEEHTQGLVTKKKRTAGRKNRKGRNKKKKSSFSNPVEVRKPEIAVSEARSCSFYSSDEEAKLCGLSDNLTTQKASNDSLIDPSINEPIRKDIDALDIPEDHAVGCTEGISDAGLEHYRSSNGFVDNKSMSSRRETCCGVGQNIIYQVATTKELITVSSNEGTSFLNKKTEVKLDVGNKLVRTLEVKEAPTLNRGEESENFHESGSKGLSDCLSYEWPSLGPVYFPSINSHLPPATYRLHLDVGHNWHNHIHQPFLPTVHQARNSPIEGGSNRMLSQPLPMSLDWPPMVRSNCGLAPSMTCNYDSGFISRRQSTFQKSYTAKNMQYISKTFDDERRCSGDAIDFTEATSSQELMDEYENHWISEEEYEVRAVSGIDYNQHFGGGVMYWDPSDHPGTGFSRPPSLSSDDSGWPWHEAELNRAVDDMVAFSSSYSTTGLTSPTAASFCSAFDPLVPGHQALGYVMSGNEVPGKAMLSSTVTDAAAEEDVSGSLASLSSDVEGKAGDSLPYPILRPIIIPNISRERSRSDFRRSLDHKSPCVPPTRREHPRIKRPPSPVVLCVPRAPRPPPPSPVSDSRKHRGFPTVRSGSSSPRHWGVRGWYHDGTNLEEACGRIDGAEVVWPSWRNKKLSTHPMVQPLPGALLQDRLIAMSQLARDQDHPDVLFPLQRAEIQNCPTRKASLCLVQSLLHEEIDSFCKQVAAANMARKPFINWAVKRVTRSLQVLWPRSRINIFGSSATGLALPTSDVDLVVCLPPVRNLEPIKEAGILEGRNGIKETCLQHAARYLANQEWVKNDSLKTVENTAIPVIMLVVEVPTDLITSAASNVQSPKEEPIQLTGEHDIQVQSNMVVLEDSISPKCTQLNCDSKRDVKSIRLDISFKSPSHTGLQTTQLVKDLTEQFPAATPLALVLKQFLADRSLDQSYSGGLSSYCLVLLIIRFLQHEHHLGRPINQNVGSLLMDLLYFFGNVFDPRQMRISVQGSGVYINRERGYSIDPIHIDDPLFPTNNVGRNCFRIHQCIKAFSEAYSVLEKELACLPDEGDTCSRPAHRLLPKIIPSIDSTGSLII; translated from the exons ATGTCCGCGCCAAACcccaataataatttttcaaagcaCCAAAGAAACCCTAACGCGCTCATGACTCAGAACCACCTTATCGGCTCACTCACTTCTCACATCTCTCTCTACCACTCCCAATCCAACCCCCCCTCCTCTCCAAACCCTAACCCTAGATCGTCAATCTTGAAATGGTTTAAATCTCTCTCCGTTCATCAACGCCAATCCCACTTAACTACCGTTGATTTCAAATTCACTCAAATCCTCCTTCAAATGCTAGCCAAATTACACTCTCACGGTCACTGCCGTTTCATTATCCTCCCCGATCTCCTCTCACGCGACCTCCCTAGCCTCTGCTTTAAGAAATCACGTGGGCTGCTGTCCAGAGTCGCTGAGTCTAACGAGTCGGAACGACTGATTTTTGAGTCGACTCGATTGTTTAGTTCTAGAGAAGGGGAGAAAGTAGACGATTGTATGAGTCGAGCTGAGGGTCTGGATTCGGTTACGGTTAGcgaggatttaattgaaaatgttGAAAAGTTTGTGGAGTTGATGGATGACATTTCGAATGGGGGGTTTTTGAGAGGGGAGGAGAGCGATTTAGGGACGGATTGGGTGGAATTGGAGTGGTTAAAAGCGAGAGGTTATTATTGTATCGAGGCGTTTTTAGCGAACAAGCTAGAAGTGGCGTTGAGGCTGGCGTGGTTGAATTGTGGGAATGGGAAGAAAAGAGGGGTAAAGTTGAAAGAGAAATTGAGTGCCGCAGGTGTGGCAGCTAATGTGTTTTGGAGGAGGAAAGGGTGTGTTGATTGGTGGAGGAATTTGGATGCGGAAGTAAGGAGGAAGGTTTTAAATTTTGCGCTTGGGAAGGCGGCAAAATCATTG ACTCGTGAAATTCTGAAGGATGTGAGTGGTGTATCGGGGGATGAGCTGTCACTGTTTAGAGCAGGAGTGCAGCGACCTTGGAGGGACTTGCATGCTGAATCACGGCAAAGGATTTTCCTAAAACTTCCAGCTGATGCGGAATTTGGTTTGGCCCCAAAGCCTTCTTTTTCTGGGAAAGATGcttcttttgaaaatatatttaatagtttattcGTGCTTCAGGATATTGTTAGTTTGGTGTTGCCAGATCAGGGTAGTGAGTATGATAcatcacatatattttttagcatgCTGGGTTCTCTTGGCACCCTTTCTGATTGTATATTAAGAAAACTACGAGGACTTGTGATGGTTATTTCACTTGATTGCACAAGGCTTGAACTTCTTGGAGAGGGAACATCAAACTCTTCAGCCAATAAACCTAGTGAAAAGCTCAGTGCAGGTAGTCGTAGAAAAAAGGGGAAGACTCACAGTATGAAAAAGCTGATGAACCCCACACCAATGAAAAGTGTTGACGAGTCTTCCTTTAAGAAACTTTCCGAG GAACACACACAAGGATTGGTT ACGAAAAAAAAACGAACTGCTGGAAGGAAGAACAGGaaaggaagaaacaaaaagaaaaaatctagcTTTAGCAATCCGGTTGAAGTAAGAAAACCTGAAATTGCCGTTTCAGAGGCTCGCTCCTGTTCTTTTTACTCATCAGACGAGGAAGCAAAGCTTTGTGGGTTATCTGATAATTTGACTACACAGAAAGCATCAAATGATAGTTTAATTGATCCTTCAATTAATGAGCCCATCAGGAAGGATATAGATGCCCTTGACATTCCAGAAGATCATGCTGTTGGTTGCACTGAAGGCATCTCTGATGCAGGTCTGGAGCATTACCGATCTTCAAACGGCTTTGTTGACAATAAAAGTATGTCATCCAGAAGAGAGACATGTTGTGGGGTAGGCcagaatataatatatcaagTTGCAACCACAAAGGAGCTAATAACTGTTTCTAGCAATGAAGGCACCAgctttttgaacaaaaaaactgAGGTTAAATTAGATGTTGGCAACAAATTAGTCAGAACCCTTGAAGTGAAAGAGGCACCCACCTTAAATCGGGGAGAAGAGAGTGAAAATTTTCATGAAAGTGGATCCAAAGGCCTTTCAGATTGCCTTTCATATGAGTGGCCTAGTTTAGGCCCTGTCTACTTTCCATCTATAAATTCACATCTTCCACCTGCTACATATAGATTACATCTGGATGTTGGTCACAACTGGCATAATCACATTCATCAACCTTTTTTACCTACGGTGCATCAGGCTAGGAATTCTCCTATTGAAGGTGGATCCAATAGGATGTTGTCTCAACCACTGCCAATGAGTTTAGATTGGCCTCCAATGGTTAGGAGCAATTGTGGATTAGCTCCGAGTATGACATGCAATTATGATTCAGGATTTATCTCGAGGCGGCAATCTACTTTTCAGAAAAGTTACACTGCTAAGAACATGCAGTACATCTCAAAAACCTTTGACGACGAGAGGAGGTGTTCTGGGGATGCAATTGACTTTACTGAAGCAACAAGTTCACAGGAACTAATGGATGAATACGAAAACCATTGGATATCAGAGGAAGAATATGAGGTGCGTGCAGTTTCTGGGATAGACTATAATCAGCACTTCGGTGGCGGTGTGATGTACTGGGATCCTTCTGATCATCCAGGTACTGGTTTCTCTCGACCACCTTCCCTTAGTTCTGATGATAGCGGATGGCCCTGGCATGAAGCAGAGCTGAATAGGGCAGTTGATGATATGGTTGCCTTCTCGTCTTCTTATAGTACAACTGGATTGACTTCCCCAACTGCTGCTTCATTCTGTTCTGCTTTTGATCCTTTGGTCCCTGGACACCAGGCACTTGGTTATGTTATGTCAGGAAATGAAGTACCTGGTAAAGCTATGCTTTCATCAACCGTGACAGATGCTGCTGCAGAGGAGGATGTCTCTGGATCTTTGGCCAGTTTATCTAGTGATGTTGAAGGCAAGGCAGGAGATTCACTTCCTTACCCAATTTTGCGGCCTATTATCATTCCAAATATCTCAAGGGAAAGATCAAGATCTGATTTCAGGCGTAGTCTTGATCACAAAAGCCCTTGTGTTCCTCCTACTAGACGGGAACATCCCCGGATAAAGCGGCCACCATCACCTGTAGTGCTTTGTGTTCCACGGGCTCCCCGTCCTCCACCACCCTCTCCTGTGAGTGACTCTAGAAAGCACAGGGGTTTTCCAACTGTTAGGTCTGGTAGCTCCAGCCCAAGACATTGGGGTGTGAGAGGTTGGTACCATGATGGAACTAATTTGGAGGAAGCTTGTGGACGTATAGATGGTGCTGAAGTTGTTTGGCCTTCTTggagaaataaaaaactttcaacTCATCCAATGGTGCAGCCACTCCCCGGGGCTTTGCTGCAAGATCGTCTAATTGCAATGTCCCAACTAGCCCGTGATCAGGATCAT CCAGATGTTTTGTTTCCTCTTCAACGAGCTGAGATACAGAATTGCCCTACACGAAAGGCTTCTCTTTGCTTAGTGCAGAGCCTTCTTCATGAAGAAATTGACTCTTTTTGTAAGCAG GTTGCTGCAGCAAATATGGCTAGGAAACCTTTCATTAATTGGGCTGTCAAGCGGGTTACTAGGTCTCTCCAAGTTCTATGGCCTAGGTCCAGGATAAATATCTTTGGATCAAGTGCAACTGGTTTGGCCCTTCCAACAAGTGATGTGGATCTTGTGGTTTGCCTCCCTCCAGTGAGGAACTTG GAACCTATCAAGGAAGCTGGGATTTTAGAGGGTCGTAATGGTATTAAAGAAACTTGTCTTCAG CATGCAGCTCGGTATCTTGCCAATCAGGAGTGGGTAAAAAATGATTCACTGAAGACTGTGGAGAATACAGCT ATACCTGTTATTATGCTTGTAGTGGAGGTTCCCACTGATCTGATCACCTCTGCTGCTTCTAATGTACAATCACCGAAGGAGGAGCCAATTCAGTTGACTGGTGAACATGACATCCAAGTCCAGTCCAATATGGTTGTTTTAGAGGACTCAATTTCACCTAAGTGCACACAACTTAATTGTGATAGCAAAAGGGATGTGAAATCAATTCGTCTTGATATCAGTTTCAAGTCTCCATCTCATACAGGGCTCCAAACAACTCAACTG GTTAAAGATCTCACGGAACAATTTCCAGCTGCAACACCTCTTGCTTTGGTACTGAAGCAGTTCTTGGCAGATCGTAGCCTTGACCAGTCCTATTCTGGAGGTTTAAGTTCCTATTGCTTG